The Fragaria vesca subsp. vesca linkage group LG2, FraVesHawaii_1.0, whole genome shotgun sequence genome includes a window with the following:
- the LOC101291108 gene encoding uncharacterized protein LOC101291108 translates to MVPLISFHTSTTTHPLLLTQTTFTPFLHLSRPKLHLPKRTHFPISSISQNPNQFTRQNPQPPRTQFPGGFKRPEIKLPNIVLQLDPEEVLASDDVLPLVDKAVSKWVGILVLDGRQANGGRLYDAACKLKSLVRDRAYLLISERVDIAAAANASGILLSDQGLPTIVARTTMMASKSDSVILPLVARNVQDVEAAINASSSEGADFLIYGVGGEENVTVVLKSLFENVKIPIFVTISSNSRLYTEVPGLLKSGASGLVMSLKDFRMLDDNALSKLFDIVYMADSKAHDEVESFSKLEFSDVKSGPKDTVAGFLKLEDREKKFIETERSVLLKAINVIQRAAPLMEEVSLLIDAVSQIDEPFSLVIVGEFNSGKSTVINALLGRRYLKEGVVPTTNEITFLRYSEMDGEEQCCERHPDGQYICYLPAPILKEINVVDTPGTNVILQRQQRLTEEFVPRADLLLFVLSADRPLTESEVAFLRYTQQWKKKVVFVLNKSDIYRNAHELEEAMSFIKENTQKLLNTEHVTLFPVSARTALEAKLASSAFREDYKKLSVSDSQRKSNNFYELENFLYSFLDGSTSTGMERMKLKLETPIAIAEKLLSACETLVTQDYRYAKQDLTSINDIVGSVKNYAVKMENESVAWRRRILSVIDTTKSRIVELIEATLLISNLDLVAFYVFKGESATIPATSRVQNDIIGPAFSDVQKLLGEYVIWLQSDNVREGRMYSDTFEKCLPSFVYPQSRVNLERFESLEKVNKHSLKVMEDFSANAAAKLFEQEIREAFLGTFGGLGAAGLSASLLTTVLPTTLEDLLALGLCSAGGFIAISKFPVRRQEMIEKVKRTADGLAREVEQSMQNDLSEAIENLERFVKKVSQPYQDTAQQRLDKLLELQNEISNVDKQLQTLRIEIQNLHVS, encoded by the exons ATGGTACCCCTCATTTCCTTCCACACCTCCACAACAACGCACCCTCTCCTCCTAACTCAAACCACCTTCACCCCATTCCTCCACCTCTCCCGCCCCAAACTCCACCTCCCCAAACGAACCCACTTCCCCATTTCCTCCATCTCCCAAAACCCAAACCAATTCACCCGCCAAAACCCACAGCCCCCGAGAACCCAGTTCCCTGGTGGCTTCAAGCGCCCGGAAATCAAGCTCCCCAACATCGTTCTCCAACTCGACCCTGAAGAGGTCTTAGCTTCTGACGACGTATTGCCTTTGGTCGATAAAGCTGTCTCCAAATGGGTCGGGATTCTCGTCCTCGACGGCCGTCAAGCTAACGGCGGCCGCCTCTATGACGCCGCCTGTAAGTTGAAGTCGCTGGTTAGAGACCGGGCCTATTTGCTGATATCCGAGCGCGTGGATATTGCAGCTGCAGCTAATGCGAGTGGGATTCTACTCTCCGATCAAG GTCTTCCTACTATTGTGGCAAGAACCACAATGATGGCTTCGAAATCGGATTCGGTAATCCTTCCTTTGGTGGCTAGGAATGTGCAAGATGTTGAGGCTGCCATAAACGCCTCCAGCTCCGAAGGAGCTGATTTTCTTATATATGGTGTTGGCGGAGAGGAGAATGTTACGGTAGTGCTGAAGTCTCTGTTTGAAAATGTGAAGATACCGATATTTGTGACGATCAGTTCAAATAGTAGGTTGTATACAGAGGTGCCAGGACTACTCAAATCTGGGGCTAGTGGATTGGTTATGTCTTTGAAGGATTTCAGGATGCTTGATGACAATGCTTTGAGCAAGTTGTTTGATATTGTGTACATGGCGGATAGTAAAGCACATGATGAAGTTGAAAGCTTTAGTAAGCTCGAATTTTCAGACGTGAAGAGTGGCCCTAAGGACACTGTTGCTGGGTTTCTTAAGTTGGAGGATAGAGAAAAGAAGTTCATAGAAACAGAGAGATCGGTGTTGCTTAAAGCAATAAATGTCATCCAGAGAGCTGCTCCACTG ATGGAGGAGGTTTCGCTTCTAATCGATGCAGTATCTCAAATTGATGAGCCATTTTCACTGGTTATAGTG GGCGAATTTAACTCTGGGAAATCGACTGTTATTAATGCACTTCTTGGGAGAAGATATCTTAAAGAGGGGGTTGTTCCCACAACTAATGAGATCACCTTCTTACGCTATTCTGAGATGGACGGTGAGGAACAATGTTGTGAAAGGCATCCAGATGGTCAATATATATGCTACCTTCCAGCTCCCATTCTTAAAGAA ATTAATGTTGTTGATACACCTGGAACTAATGTGATATTGCAAAGGCAACAACGCCTTACCGAGGAATTTGTACCCCGTGCTGATTTGCTTCTTTTTGTTCTCTCTGCCGATCGCCCTTTAACTGAAAGCGAG GTCGCTTTTCTTCGTTATACTCAGCAGTGGAAGAAGAAAGTAGTGTTTGTCTTGAACAAATCTGATATCTATCGGAATGCTCATGAG CTTGAGGAAGCAATGTCATTCATCAAGGAGAATACCCAGAAATTGCTGAATACTGAACATGTGACATTATTTCCCGTTTCTGCACGAACTGCTCTTGAGGCAAAACTTGCGTCTTCTGCTTTCAGGGAAGATTACAAAAAACTATCAGTATCTGATTCTCAGCGGAAGAGCAACAACTTCTATGAACTTGAGAACTTCTTGTATAGTTTCTTAGATGGGTCAACAAGTACAGGAATGGAAAGAATGAAACTTAAATTGGAAACACCCATTGCAATTGCGGAGAAACTACTTTCTGCTTGTGAAACTCTTGTGACACAAGACTACCGATATGCCAAGCAGGATTTGACCTCAATAAATGATATAGTTGGCAGCGTAAAGAACTATGCAGTGAAGATGGAAAATGAGAGCGTTGCTTGGAGAAGAAGAATTTTGTCTGTG ATTGATACAACAAAGTCACGTATTGTGGAGCTCATAGAAGCTACTCTGCTTATATCAAATCTTGATCTTGTTGCTTTCTATGTTTTCAAAGGGGAATCTGCTACCATTCCAGCCACCTCAAGGGTTCAGAACGACATTATAGGACCTGCATTTTCAGATGTACAA AAACTCCTCGGAGAATATGTCATATGGCTGCAATCGGACAATGTTCGGGAAGGAAGAATGTACTCAGACACATTTGAAAAGTGTTTGCCTTCATTCGTATATCCACAAAGTCGGGTGAATTTGGAGAGATTTGAATCGCTGGAAAAAGTAAATAAACACAGCTTGAAAGTCATGGAGGACTTCAGCGCTAATGCTGCTGCCAAATTGTTTGAGCAAGAAATACGTGAAGCG TTTCTTGGCACTTTTGGTGGACTAGGAGCAGCTGGTTTATCTGCTTCACTTCTGACAACTGTGCTGCCGACCACTTTGGAAGATCTTCTTGCTCTTGGTCTTTGCTCAGCTGGCGG GTTCATAGCTATATCAAAATTTCCAGTTCGTAGGCAAGAGATGATAGAGAAGGTAAAAAGGACTGCGGATGGCTTGGCACGTGAGGTTGAGCAGTCTATGCAGAACGATCTTTCAGAAGCTATTGAGAACTTGGAAAGGTTTGTGAAAAAAGTCAGCCAGCCGTACCAAGATACAGCACAGCAGAGATTAGACAAACTCCTAGAGCTTCAAAATGAAATATCCAATGTTGATAAACAACTACAAACACTACGAATCGAAATCCAAAATCTTCATGTATCGTGA